The Triticum aestivum cultivar Chinese Spring chromosome 6D, IWGSC CS RefSeq v2.1, whole genome shotgun sequence genomic sequence CCCTCGTTGCCGGTGAAACTGTGGTCGCCGAGCTGGACAATGCCCGCCGTGACACGAATCTGACTAGGCCCGCTGAGCGCAGCGATGGATTTTCCTGTGGTTGGCGGGAATTCCGAAGCCATTGCAGGTGGGGCTGGGTATGAACCCAGCATGTTTGTGAAGTATCTTTTGCCAGCATTGTCATCCATTGGCACATCTGGAGCAACAAAATACACAGAATTTCATAAATGGTGAGTTTGTCCAGTGTGTATTCACCGATTGCCCAAGAATCTGGAGGCACAGAACTGAATATCTTAAAACTGTACCTGGAACCATGGTGTCTGGATAAAGGTTCTCACGGGAAGCAGACGAAGACGCGCCATATTGAGCCTTTGCTTCATCCTGCAGAGAAGTAGCACCATAGGTGATCACCAGCAACTAATTATTAGCCTAGACTTTTTGTTTAGTAGGAATATAAAGTAAGAGAAACTTGTTACTGTTCTGAAGCATACCTTTTGGTCAAAGTTCGATGCTGCTGGAAGTTGAGAATTAGAGCCGTCAACTGGGCCCAAAAGATCTAAACTGAAATCGTTATCTGAGGCATTTAAGAGAGCCATGATATCATCATCCTCAAAGAGAGAAATGTCATCCACATTTACATAATCATCCTTCCCATTTTCCCATTTGTGATCGCTTGATGCCTCATAAAACGGCGCATTGTCGTCCAATTGCTGTGGAAATGGCAGACCATTGGTTGGCAAATACAAGTTCTGCTCATCTGAAGGACAAGCTTGCTGCAGTCCTGAATACAAGTTCTGGTCATCTGAAGGACAAGCTTGCTGCTGCCCTGAATACGCATTGGTACCATTTCCTGTGTCGGAGAACTCCTCAGCACTAAGAGCCCGATAGGCATGGTTTCGATTACCATAAGTTCTCATAGGATAATATGCCTGATCACCATTTGATGGGTCACTAAACATGATAGGGCCAGCCTGACGTACATATCCATCATCTTGATTTGGGCATCCAGACAAATCCGCAAGACTGAAATGATCATCAAGGGGACTCTGCTCTTCACGTTCACCTGTATTGTCAACACTGACATCTGACACAGGCTCCTGCAAAATCTCGTCCAGAGGAACATCACCGTCAGCATGGCTGACCATGCCAGTCTCATTAAAATCTTGAGCTTGGGGAGGAGCGATTGCTTGGAGAGGAGCAATTTCTTGTGGGATGAGCACTTCTGGGGTCTGAATGATGGAAAACAGTAACAAAGTAAATATTGGTGTGTTCAAACACAAACAACAGAAAATGGTTCACAGAGCACTGGATAGTTGGTAACAGGAACAATTTCCACACAATAGGCGGAATGGTACCTATGCACAGGAAAATGTCAATAATGAAAAATAGAAGAATTTGTATGATATATGCAACCTAATTAGTTTTCAGTGTCAACTTGAGTGAAGACTGGGTTCAGCAGCCAACTAAAGAGGCATACATGTAATATAGTTAATTAGCTATAAACTATTATCGTTCGGTGGTAAACAGACACGGTCACATGTGAACTGGGCTCTAGTTTCCGAGCCTAGCAAACTAATATCTCACAGAAGGATAACAAAGACATGATCTTACTTGCACAAGCtcattaattccagaaaatatgtgCTCATCTTCCACATTCGATTCCGCACTAGCAGTATCTGTGATCGCAAGCATTTCAGTGGATGTACCACTGGTAGGTGTATTCTCAATTGCATCATCCTCGTCTTCCCATTCCTCCTCCATGTATGGTGCACCATACTGTGCTCCATTCTGAGGCCCAGATCCAACCTTCTGGAAGATTCTACACACCACATGCATATCCTGCACACCCAGAAGGGGAATAAACATCATAACATCAGAGAAATTCTGCATTTTAACCGCACACAAAATGGGAAAGCTCCCAGAAACATGTGACAATAGCATGCGCACAATAATGCGTGCTACAAAGTTATTGTTCGAGAACCAAAGAGAAGGACAAACATTGTTTCAGATCAATGTTGTCAAGTACAAGGAATATGTACAGTGAGTTGATCGCATTAAGTAG encodes the following:
- the LOC123146267 gene encoding NAC domain-containing protein 78, whose protein sequence is MAGSPPPAEEVPMAPGFRFHPTDEELVSYYLRRRVLGRRLRIDAIAEVDLYRLEPWDLPPLSRIRSRDAQWYFFARLDRKVAGAGAGGRGGPGNRTNRATPRGYWKTTGKDREVFHRGRAVGMKKTLVFHAGRAPKGDRTNWVMHEYRLLDNDGPQDMHVVCRIFQKVGSGPQNGAQYGAPYMEEEWEDEDDAIENTPTSGTSTEMLAITDTASAESNVEDEHIFSGINELVQTPEVLIPQEIAPLQAIAPPQAQDFNETGMVSHADGDVPLDEILQEPVSDVSVDNTGEREEQSPLDDHFSLADLSGCPNQDDGYVRQAGPIMFSDPSNGDQAYYPMRTYGNRNHAYRALSAEEFSDTGNGTNAYSGQQQACPSDDQNLYSGLQQACPSDEQNLYLPTNGLPFPQQLDDNAPFYEASSDHKWENGKDDYVNVDDISLFEDDDIMALLNASDNDFSLDLLGPVDGSNSQLPAASNFDQKDEAKAQYGASSSASRENLYPDTMVPDVPMDDNAGKRYFTNMLGSYPAPPAMASEFPPTTGKSIAALSGPSQIRVTAGIVQLGDHSFTGNEGSWPLQKNGVFNLLLSFTVESNVSTKSISFGDEPATTRVSAVPTVLRGGLYLFFVSAMILMLSFKVGSCIYSR